ATACTATACACAGGTGCTGTTCATCACAGGAAAACCCGAGCATGTCAACCAAGTTCTCATGTTTCAACCTGTGAAAGAAACAGTGTAATCAAGCCAGACCTCCATTTGTAAATATATAAGTTTAATGTGCCAACCAACAGTATGTTGAGTCACCATCTTGCTGAGAGTTAGATGTACAAAACTTACACACTGAGAGTTTGGATCTCTTGGTAGAACTGAACTTGCAGCTTGTCCATTGGCATGTCATCCACCTAAATGAGATCAGATTTTGTGTCGTGATTAGTGCAACtgcaattagaaaaaaaactggcattgcaatattttgtttttctgcaaaattgAATAACACTTTTAGCACACAATTTAGAAATAATCACTCAAAGACAATAGGGATGATTTTGTTGGGGAATGGGTCTGCAACAGCAATAAAAATTCATTAACaagcaacaaactgaaacaTATCTTTTCACCAAAAAGATGTTTTGAGTGCAAACTAATCTCAAACTTTCTCATTGCCAGCAACACtggcaaagaaatgcaaattattgttttgttttggatgcCATTCAAACTAGGCTTTGCCCTCATCATACAGACTGCTACTAAGATTTAAAGATGTGCAGAGTTAATTTAGGTGTTCACAATTACTTTCCAGATGTGAAAAAACAGACTTCAAAAAAATTTCTATATCTTgataagtttgatttttttttttaaaattccaggactatgtttttaagttacacatacctgtgactaaatatgttgtgccattgtacaatcactgtgatcagttgtaatgcacaatgcacacaaataaatgttaaattgaTTCATagtgttgaaattgcacttactttAATCTATGGTTGTTTcttatataattttttaaaaggacagttcattacatataaagatttttctaatatacttgttctcctttgcactaaaacgtTGGAAAACTTAagacttattgttacttcttggtaattatgctataagtttactggtccggcccctttgcgatcaaattaggccgtatgcggcccctggaccaaaatgagtttgacacccctgttctagacAGACGTCTCTTGCAGATTAGTCGTGAAAAACCAtgcaagttttctttttgaatCAGGCAACAAAAGAAATTGTACCATGAAGTTTTTGAGTATTACATAAGCACACATCTAAATGTCAATGTTAAAAACATGTAGCCCTAGTTGTCCTTGAGAAGATTAACGAATGTACGTGCTTGGTGTGAGAATCTTTTCACTCACTGGATTGAGTTTCTTCACTGCGACCAGCCTGTCATTCAGGAAACCTTTGTACACCGTCCCAAAGCCTCCCTCTCCAAGTCGGCTGCCGCCGTTCGATGGGGAGCGGTCGTCAAAGTTTCCTGTGATCCTCTTCAACTCACTGTACAAGAAACTGGACAACTCTAATGGAGAAACATACAGGAGAGTGGTCAATATCCCAgtgctgccacctgctggtcaATTATGGAAAGCTAAAACTTGtctcagccacagcattaattTCAGTTCTGCTTGTGAGGATTTTAAAACATCACCTTTGTTAGTAACATTAAACCACCCTACAATGGCCTTGTTTATAATGGTGTGGTGTAGCTAGGTACATTCATTTAAGTACTACaacaaatatatacatatatgaggtactaatttaatgtttttttcaaaccaTGCATACTAAACATTATACATTCCTAGATTTTAATTGTCCCAACAACAGAAAAAGCCTCTAAAATTAGCTTCACAACTTAACATGTTGCCAAGAAATGAATTCAACGTGGTAGTAATTATGTAAACCACAGAGGCAATTATTTATTTGCAAAACAAGTTATGTTAAGTATATTTTTCTCATAATATTTCTGTACTTTAAATTCTGAATTCTTCACTTGACACTGCTTTTTTAGGCTTTGTTTGAGTTTTATCGATCCAAATGTACAATTTTCCCCCACAATGATTTTTGACTTATTGTGAAAACATGCATCATGTTAATATGTCTGAAGTTGAGATTTCCAGCTGGTAACTACAGTTTGTCAGTGACAcattggttttttttaaaaaaaggcacatGAACATGACTGTGTTAACATGTCTCATTGAAGTCAATCAAATTACAGTGTGGATTAACTCCGTTTGACCACCTGTGTGTGCCGGTTCGGTGTTCTCCTGCGGTATCTGAGGCTGCAGATTAGAGGTGACAGGTGGCGGCTGCGGTTCTCTCTCTTCCAACAGTCTGGTTGCAAGGTCGCTGTGTGTTTCTGGTGAGGAGATCTGCAGCGTTTCTGCTGATGTGACCTCTTCCACTGTGTCtggacaaaagcacaaaaaggaCATCAGAGCAAGTCATTTTGCTGGTGCTGGTTGTGGTGCACTAGTCAAAGGCATGGTCTTTCTTCCCTAAAAATGACTGTTATTACTGTCTGGGGATAAGAATTCTTGGTTAGTGCAGCTTTTGTTGTACCTGCGCATGAAGTGCACAGGGAAGGTAGTTTGTCTATTGTGCAGCTTCCTAAATCTTTGTGTCTGACTAATGATTTAGTCTATCACAAGCTGAAAATGAAAGGTATTTAACTGACACGGTCACCCACTGAACATACTGAACAGACATATATAGTTTTACCAAAAATGAAAACCAGTGGGCACTATTCTGATGAAGATGATGTATGTGTTAGTAGAGTTTTAAGAATTTGAAGAAacattatgttttttctttcacctCTAGGCagctgattatttttattttggcatTCTTTTTatcattagtttttattttgggGTACTAATTTGTTGTCGGACCTCATTTGTGAACTTTTTTCCTCTTACAAGCACCTGCATCTCTTTTCCTGGACTATTCAAAGAGTCAGTTACCAGAAATTCAACTGAATAAAATGACTGTGAACAAGATAAAAGTTGGAAACCCTACTCTGGCTGGTAAGATTTTTGTCACATATGATCATAGCCGTGCAAGACATATAAATAGGACTGAAGGCATAAAGTCTGTGGTCTAGCTGACTGCTCTCATTTGTGCTGTTAATGTAGAACATCGGTAACTTTGACCacattttatattcattttactCTTAAAATGGTGCAATTAAAGGTTAAAATATAAAGAATTTTGGGTTGGTATGAGCTCCCAGTGTTTAAGATCCTAACAACACTTCTGCAGCCTGTGATTGTTCTTGTAAAGGCTttataaaactagaaaagcactcagagagtgcagacctccgtcaaggatagagaggaaaacaggaaacccatgcagtaaaggatcatgaggtcgaatcaaacctgcatctctgacacagttctgtttacgaatgaccttcttaaccagttcagctatctggacaccttgctccaatttgttggacaacatactaacctatgatgtttttgtcatattttggaccacatactaaaacatactaaaaattcaaagtgatccagaatccaggatcctttccggattgccaccaaaattaaatcagctcttcctctttccatagtctacatcccctgaaaatttcatctgaatctgcccaggcgtttttgagttatcttgctaacagacagacagacggacacacagacacacacacaaacgccgggtgtcacataacctccttggcggaggtaaaaatcaTACCTGGCAGCAAAAGATTAGCAGCAGCCAGCAACTTGTGACTCTTCAAAACGTCCACAAGTTCACCCACTGTGCTGTTGGTGGTTCCCCAGTCATTGAGCAGCTCCACGGTGGGACTCCGACCCTGGGCCACGAGACCCTCAAACCTCCTGgagataaatagatagatagatagatagatagatagatagatagatagatagatagatagatagatagaaccatgtggatgtttgaatgAAGACGTTAAAACAGATTTGCTTTAACAGACATTAAACTGATCATACTTTAAAACAATTATATTCATTACTACAGGTGATTCTACCTATTTCCCAGGAATCCAAAAGCAGTCGTTTTGGAATTTATTTCTTGAATATATTTACTAAAACCACCATGAGGGGGCCACCATAAAATGTATTAGAACTGTGTGCTTGGAGCCTGATGATGCTTTGGGGTACTGTAAAGGGTCATAGGGTTTATTAGTAGTATTGGTGCTGTTGTGAACTGTATGGGATGGAGTGATTTGCATATTCATTACGACTCCAAATGCCCAAATAAACAATAGATCTAAAACTGCACAAATGTCAAGGCAGTTAGCTATCTTGCAgctaaataaatacacagaatAAATGTAGTTTACCTCAGTAAACAGTGAAACAATGAAGCTGTGTGTGTCCCTGTCTTACCTGACATGGTGCTGACTGTACCTGGGCTCTCCACTGGGTTTCTGTATGGACACCGCTACATCTTTCCAGTTGTCCTGAGGATCCAGAAAATCCGACAACTGGCGACGCACACGATAACTGATGTTACGAATATAAGTAGCGGAAGTTACCGATTTGTCCATCCTGCGAGATATCCCGACTAAAAGTTTCTACCTGACCATCATGATGACATGTTGTTTATGTCTGACTGTTAATTATTCCTCTCTGAACATACTCTGAAAAGTAGAACGACAGCAAACTTATATTTCGCCCTCAGTTTTGCCAAATTTCCGATATTGAGCAACTTCCCCAAACGTAACACAGAGGACAGTCCCTGAATACAGTCTCCACCTACAACACGGAAATAAAACGCAGGAAGGACAGCATTAACAGTAGGACTTAACCAACATTTAAAGTTTGCAGTTACAAACTATCAGAGGGCTGTATTAGAGACATATTAATAAATCTATTAATAAGTTAATGTGGTGTGCCCTTGTTTCACAGAACAGTTGTCGAACAATACAGACAGGCAGAGATCCTTTGGTTGTTACAGATTCACTGTATTACAGCGACCTCTAGTGGAGGACACAGGAACTGACTTTTCTCCAGTTAGAGCTTCCGGTTGTGAATGCATGTTAATACTTTATTTAACCATGATTTACTTGAAAGGCTGGACGTTTGTTTCAGACTGGTATTTTGCtcatttcaacatttcatcTAATGCAACATAAAGCAGTTCTTCACTTTGCATATTGACATGTCAGTATTTTATCCAGAGTTCAGTGACCTTTTGACTTTTGTGCAGCTGTAGATACATCATACCTCTTTATACATGTGGGCTTTAAGAGATTTGATGAATTCACTTTATCTCACACAGTCCCAAGACTTCTTggactttttgaaaaaaaggtTATattgacaacaacaacaacataaaaacagtaCTTCAGTATTACAATGAATCACCTAATTATGACATATTTTATAATAGCCCCTAATGGTgtttgtagcaaaaaaaaaaaaaaatcaaggccTATCTTTAAtgtattaaaagaaagaaatactgCTTTTCAGTCTTTGGAAGTGTCATAGTTATTGCTTCATTAGGAGCATCAAACGTATTGTTTCAATAATTTCATAGATGTGTCTTTCTTGCAACCTTTGTCCTCTCTTCTATGTTGTCATTGTTAcagccaccagtattggtgtgccctCTGGTTTCTGGGGTGATGTCCTGTTGGGCCATTGTGTGGGGGAAAattacatgtgtgggttcagctgtggttgTTCCAGAGTCTCTGGAACtccagctgccagccattccaGCTGACGACCTGCCACCATGTCATTAGTCGTGGTGGCTGGTATGTGTGATCAGTCCACCTTGGTGCCTCTTGGTGTGTGatcttttgtttgtattttgatgagttttggCCTGTAGGTACGTGTGGTTGGGTTGGTGGGTACTGCAGACCACTTCGGTCTGTAGATACTTGTGGTAAGTGCTACAGACACTGTGggcttagtgaagaagccattcGTTGTTGAGAGTCTTTGTGAGTTGTGTAAATAGTGAgcgtgaggcaccagttttgtttagtttgtttttgcacaattGTATTAGCTTTTGTTACTGGTTGTGGGTGTTGCTGATGTATTTAAGTTTGGCTAAGGAGtttagttgctttgttttgggtttagattAGTTTGgggaaactctgttagccttcatttggttttattctgttcttttatttagcaacactcaccagtcttgtgttcattgttgtcacttttatgttcctttgccactaagcaataaatcccttcacctaaaccaacaacattctggttatttttgttacaaccagcctagaggttggatcgtaacagtCATATTTTTTAGTTTAGTCACTGTAAAATGTGATTAGGATAAGTTTGGAGGTAGCACTGCTAAatatatgaaagaaaaatatatagtaTCAGAAACTTATATGATTGATTATAAACTACATATAACTATAAATGAATCATAGACTGCATTAATTGATCAGTTAGATTGATAAAGTATCAATCtaaatatttacaaacaaaGCAAATCTCTTTTAAGTGATCTATTTATCTCAGCGGATAAGGCCCATAatgtcagtatttcaaacaacaCTAACGTTAAATGCATGACGGGAGCAAAGGTTTTCTAGCTCATCCTTCTCTTTGAAACTTTAATGCTGCATGAAACAAACAACCTCATCAAATCTAGATTGTCAAACCCCGCTGGTAATTTGGCAAACAAATGGTGACATTTGTTCTCAAGTGCTGAGG
This window of the Acanthochromis polyacanthus isolate Apoly-LR-REF ecotype Palm Island chromosome 8, KAUST_Apoly_ChrSc, whole genome shotgun sequence genome carries:
- the irak4 gene encoding interleukin-1 receptor-associated kinase 4, with product MDKSVTSATYIRNISYRVRRQLSDFLDPQDNWKDVAVSIQKPSGEPRYSQHHVRRFEGLVAQGRSPTVELLNDWGTTNSTVGELVDVLKSHKLLAAANLLLPDTVEEVTSAETLQISSPETHSDLATRLLEEREPQPPPVTSNLQPQIPQENTEPAHTELSSFLYSELKRITGNFDDRSPSNGGSRLGEGGFGTVYKGFLNDRLVAVKKLNPVDDMPMDKLQVQFYQEIQTLSVLKHENLVDMLGFSCDEQHLCIVYPLMSNGSLLDRLACLEGSPPLSWQQRCLIAEGTARGLEYLHCSHHVHRDVKSANILLDENFVAKISDFGLTRASANQTSTTMMTERIVGTCAYMAPEALRGEITPKSDVFSFGVVLLEILSGLPPSDDNRESQFLMDVRYEIDDEDENLTLEDFMDKKMKDWQLSHAATIYSLACNCLHDRKNRRPVIKQVLSEIRGVVKSVSLESDV